ACTTTCCCAGCATTTGTATGAACTTCTACCCTTTTAGCGCCTTCCACATCAATGATATTTAATGGAATAATACGTTTAACATCAATACGTTGGATAATGAAATCACCAATTAATACTGTGATTAAATCGTTGTCATTTAGTTTCGTATTCAATGTTTCTGCATTGTATACTTCAGTCTGCACTTTATGCTTTAATCCGCCTTGTGTATGGATTTCAATTGTTTGCATATATTATCAATCTCCTTCTGTATTTTGATGATTTATCTTAATACGTACCACCACTTCTTGATTGAATAAAAAGACGACCTGTAACAGTAGCGTTTATTCTAGCTAAACTATTTGGTGTAATTTTAATTTCCACATAACGGCCACGCTGAAGTTTCCCTTCGCTATCCTTTGCTAAATAAGGAATTAAATTAATATCTTGTCCGCGTATTGAATCAAAAGGTAATATATTCCCATCAACTTCAATCATCACTTTTGATGGAGTTTGATATAATTCGAAAATGCCAAACTCGATTTCATGTGTATGATCTGGCAGAGTTATATTGTGTGTATGATTTGGAATACTGATGTCGTGCGTATGATTTGGAATACTAATGTTATGACTATGGTTAGGAATACTAATATTATGGCTATGATCCGGTAACGATATATCGTGTGTATGATTTCCGCTAGAACCGTGTGTATAGAAACTAGAACCAGTTCCTTTAGCATAAAAGGAGGCTGCTGTATTTCTTCCAGGATCAGAAAAAGCTGTATACAATCCAATAGTTGTAGGTTCAGCAGGAACAATACCACCGCCATGAAACATCTTATGCACATGGTCTCCCCCGCTACTTGATGCTCTCACCGTACCACCACCAGCACTCGTTGAGCTAACATTTGCTCCGCCTGAACTTGTTGAACCAACAGTAGCTCCGCCAGAGCTTGTAGAACCAACTGTCGCGCCACCAGAAGATGTTGAAGCAACAACAGCTCCTCCACCTTTAATAGCTCGCTCATATGCTCTAAATCTTAATGTTTCAAATGTCAGTATCAATTGATTTACATTTTTCACATCATTAGGTATTTGGAACCTTATAATAGCTGGATGTTCTGGGTCACAGTTATCTTGGAAAGGTTGACTATCAATATTAGTTGTTCCTTGGGAATATACCTCGTTCACTTTCTGACGTTTTTCAATATCAGCTTGTATTGTTCCTAAATCAGTTACCTTATTTTCTAAGACAAGCTTTACATCAAGAGGATTACCGGTGACATCATCTTTTTGACGGTCCATTACTCGTAAATCGACATATATATTAAAATCTTCATCGAATAATCGAACTAGCTTGCCAGTCTCATACTTTTCTATTTTGTATGGATCGATCAATTCATAATCTATTGCATCAATTTCATACGTAACTTTTGGCATACACGCTTTTAATAACAGCGCTTTTGCTGAAGCGTAAAGGGTTTTTGGGTCCTCGAATCGTCGATCTACCCAAATATAATCAAACCCATCATGTAACTCTCTGACAAAATCAGGAGCATCAATAAAGGGAAGACCATTATTCACACTTTTTATTGTAAGTTGGTTTACCCCTTCACCATAACCAAGCGGATAAATCCTTGTCATGACATCTTTAGCTTCTACTTTGCGCTTAATCCCCTTCATATTCTTTCGGTATCGAAGTTCACCTGTAATTTCATCGGAATATTTCACGAGATTTAAAGTCCAAGGATAGGAAGTATCGTCCCATGTCCATTGGAATTTCTCGTCAAATGGCTTCGGTATGCTATATAATGGGCCTAATAATGTGTCTTCGTTTTCCCAACTATATTGAAAATATTTTGTAAAATCACATTGACCAAGTTTCCAATGCTTTATCCTTTGTTTGCTAAGGATATACTCAATATTCTCTCTTGTGGTTAAATTAATTCTTTCGTGATAACCAAAAAGCACGCTATCCATTAAAGTGGATAAAACGTGCTCACAGTCATAAGTTATTATTTTTTGACTTACTTCTCTTTCTTCTTCACTATCCATAATACGGAACAAACCGATACGTTTACCGTTTTCAAATATCTCTACGTAATCAAATGTTTGAATTTCTTCTCGCTTAGGATCGGTAAAAGGTAATGAAAAACCCGCCGTCCAAAGTTCATTGAGAGGCGGGCTGTACTTTATGTTATATGCATTTTCAAGATATGCCTTGTGCTGCATTTGTTTGTTGTAGAGTTTTATTTTACGCATAGCTTACACCATCTCTTAATAATGTTAAACCAAGCCCCTTTGCTATAAGTTCAAACATGACCTTATAGCCTTCATCGTTCGGATGTAATCCATCGAATAACAGGGAGTCGATAGTTATGCTTGTATTAACTGCATATTCCATATACCCTTTATAATTCGAAATGTAATCCATCTTAAATTCTTTGGTCACCTGATGAATTGATCTGTCTACATCATCCATTTTGAAATTTCGTACTGGTTCCATATCATTCGCAACAGATACTGGATTTGCCGCCATAACGATTACATCTTTTCCTAATTTACGAATGTATTTAATCAGCTCTCGTTGGTAACTTTTTGTTACAGCTGTTGTTTTAAAATTATGACGGTCATTTGTACCAATTTGCATGATAATTAAATCATCATCAGTTTCAATTAATTGCGTTCTGTTTTGATACAAATACTGAGAGTGTTTACCACTGATTCCGAAGTTTACAACATCAGCTGTTTTAGGAATTTTTAACCCCTGAATATATACCGAATTACCTGAAGCACCAGCATTCCTTCTATTCGTTTCTCGAATTTCTACTAAGTGATCACTTAGAGTTAAACCGGAAATTTGTTTTTCGACGTTATCTGCATACGTTCCGTAGGTATCTAATTCTCCCCACTTAACCCCATCGATATAAATATCCATTATGCCACCACCGCCGACAGTAGCATGATAAATACTGAAATGATCGCCATAAAAAGTGAACTGTATGCCGTTATTTGTTGTTGTATTAGAGAAGAAAGCTTGTCATTTAAACGTTGCTGCATTATTTTCAACAATTTGATGCGTTGCCGCTAAGAAAGCTATGTTGGGGTCATTAACTGAAACATCGAATTCACGGTTGTACTCAGCTAAAATATGATCCCTGAGCATATTAGCCCAACATACTGCAGTCGTAACGTTTGTTTTATACCCGGTATTGCCAATAGGTTTATCTGTAGCACTATATCCTGTGCCACATAACCCAGCCGTAATAGAATCTCCAATTAACTTAATGATTGTTCGAACAAATGGGTTATTCAAGTGTTTATGAATGATTTCCTTAATTGTTAGAATCTCGCCCATTTCTCCTATTACCTTAATAAAGCTTGTATTTTTCCCTAAAGGAACATTGTTGTAATAATAAAATAATAGCCGTTTATTCTTAAATTTAGCCTTGTCATTATACACTTCAAACGAGACTGTATAAGGAGATTTTGTTATATCTACCACAAGTGCATATAATCTTGCGTCAGAAGGGAGATCAATGTAAAGACTTGTACCTGTTTGATTTAAATTAAAAATATCGTTACCCATAGTAGAAAATGTATTGGGTTTAATGACTAGCTTTTTACTCTTCAAATCAACTATAATTTTATCTTTTTCTATAATCGTCGTCTCATACATATTGATACGAGTGTAATCTAGCGTATCTGAGGCGATATTGGTATTTGTAACGATTATTTTTCTATCGGTTAAATAGTTGTAATTGTCGTCATCACTAATAAATGTAATGAATTCAAAGTTTGAACCGTATACTTTCTTTGCATAAAGACGAACAATTGATACTTCATTATCTCCTACCAAAGTAAATCTTTTACAACTTAATTCACTTGTACGATGGTTATAAACCAATAAATGTAGTGCCCCATCATCCACTGGATCAGGCAAAGGTATTTCAACCTGTGTAGGTGATATATTAAATGCATATTTCTCTAAAGCTATATAACAATTCCTTAGAATCGTGATTTTTCGAGTTTTATAGTTAACTTCAATGTAATTCCTATTAATTACTTGAGCTTCAGGAACATTCAATTTTTCAAAGTTAACAGCGTTATCAGCGATTCGTCCTCTTGTTGCTGGTTTTATCGCTTCATTGGCATTATCAATCGCTTGGTTTATTTTCGGATAGCCTGTTTTTAGGGTATCCTTTGGTAATAACTTAGGCGCATCAGCCATATCCTTCACCACCTTATATATATTTAGCGCGGTATTTGAATGCAATGTTTATATTGAGGTTGGAACCGCCTATTTGTATTGCATTAGCGCCTGGCATAAGTTCTAAATTTTCTAAGTTACCTTGAAGTTGAAATAAGAAGTTCTGTCCATTTTTTATTGCTGCGTATCGATCTGCATCGATTAAAAATGTTGAATTTGTAAAACTTCCAAAAGAAAAACTCTCGCCATTAATGATGAGAGTTAAAGCTGCAGCATCGCCTGTAATTTCAATGATTGGTCTAACAACCAAAGAACCTTGGTTGTCTATATTTAATATTTGTGGGGCTGTAATCGTATAAGAATTAGCGCCAAAATCAAAAGTGATATCCGACATGAATGGAATTTCGTCCTCCCACAGGATATCCTTATCGCTTTCTATAACTGAATAAGCATGTGGATCATAGGCTATCATAGGTAATTCAAACTTACCCATCCTTAAATAACGTTCAATCGGCATTGAGCCACTATATCTAGCTAGATAATATTTATCT
This Bacillus paramycoides DNA region includes the following protein-coding sequences:
- a CDS encoding SGNH/GDSL hydrolase family protein; this translates as MDIYIDGVKWGELDTYGTYADNVEKQISGLTLSDHLVEIRETNRRNAGASGNSVYIQGLKIPKTADVVNFGISGKHSQYLYQNRTQLIETDDDLIIMQIGTNDRHNFKTTAVTKSYQRELIKYIRKLGKDVIVMAANPVSVANDMEPVRNFKMDDVDRSIHQVTKEFKMDYISNYKGYMEYAVNTSITIDSLLFDGLHPNDEGYKVMFELIAKGLGLTLLRDGVSYA
- a CDS encoding phage tail spike protein is translated as MRKIKLYNKQMQHKAYLENAYNIKYSPPLNELWTAGFSLPFTDPKREEIQTFDYVEIFENGKRIGLFRIMDSEEEREVSQKIITYDCEHVLSTLMDSVLFGYHERINLTTRENIEYILSKQRIKHWKLGQCDFTKYFQYSWENEDTLLGPLYSIPKPFDEKFQWTWDDTSYPWTLNLVKYSDEITGELRYRKNMKGIKRKVEAKDVMTRIYPLGYGEGVNQLTIKSVNNGLPFIDAPDFVRELHDGFDYIWVDRRFEDPKTLYASAKALLLKACMPKVTYEIDAIDYELIDPYKIEKYETGKLVRLFDEDFNIYVDLRVMDRQKDDVTGNPLDVKLVLENKVTDLGTIQADIEKRQKVNEVYSQGTTNIDSQPFQDNCDPEHPAIIRFQIPNDVKNVNQLILTFETLRFRAYERAIKGGGAVVASTSSGGATVGSTSSGGATVGSTSSGGANVSSTSAGGGTVRASSSGGDHVHKMFHGGGIVPAEPTTIGLYTAFSDPGRNTAASFYAKGTGSSFYTHGSSGNHTHDISLPDHSHNISIPNHSHNISIPNHTHDISIPNHTHNITLPDHTHEIEFGIFELYQTPSKVMIEVDGNILPFDSIRGQDINLIPYLAKDSEGKLQRGRYVEIKITPNSLARINATVTGRLFIQSRSGGTY
- a CDS encoding distal tail protein Dit, which gives rise to MSLTIDGKPLKQLGLALLPGFQHPAAPPIRDYTVSIPGRPGAYYFGSDIDPLEFNLPLIIKPQEDRYQLAAAIRKMVAVFINPYGKPKEVKLIYDYEPDKYYLARYSGSMPIERYLRMGKFELPMIAYDPHAYSVIESDKDILWEDEIPFMSDITFDFGANSYTITAPQILNIDNQGSLVVRPIIEITGDAAALTLIINGESFSFGSFTNSTFLIDADRYAAIKNGQNFLFQLQGNLENLELMPGANAIQIGGSNLNINIAFKYRAKYI